A section of the Spirosoma pollinicola genome encodes:
- a CDS encoding PAS domain-containing sensor histidine kinase has product MPATQNQSAPALLQRVLSASQNGVLVYHAVRDDEGIIVDLRVAMLNAVAERDSGKPAIDMLGQLYSRLFPSVAQAELFDRYRRVMETGEAARFELYYKLSTKTTADWFDISVMPLQDSIVVSYNNSTKAKMDDDAARQASALQQAFNSSLSGFTVYEALYDADGRIDDFRFVMINDAGLRMSGFTHEQLIGKTVWEIYPATGINGLFDQYVQVCQTGEPLLGETYYPEYDLWRAYTLVRVAGGVMINYTDITPQKKQEEIISRQAQMLHGILESVSAGIIVLKPVWSSLRSDSQIINFSFVLVNSAFQAAFSLGTTDVAGQLLTHLLPRSQESGLLSRCMMAAEMNHAHQFEMPNRTDGSTRWYLVTITTQGDQLILLLTDVTDSRQLQVTHHFQSELALRQSEQRYRSMVENINEVVYQTDCERKLIYLNPYWTTLTGYTIEESIGQIGDNFYGPQTDQLQTRQTFEDLMAQRITSARLEVRIQHKDGSHRWADLYMQVQVDAAGQPTGLAGLIADITDRKNRELMLQQSLEKEKALNQLKSQFVTTASHEFRTPLTTIQSSVELIKLYMDIPGEKVLPTIHRHLNVIEKEISHFSSLLSDVLTYGRIEAGKMPFNPEPTDLPTLIDELLTTHFSHRSDGRSVKVLLTGKSHLLQVDPKLLGHVLINLLTNAFKFSKTNPMLNVVFAPDRVQVMVIDKGIGIPADEQANLFSTFFRARNASNIQGTGMGLVIAREFVRQHEGDITVQSEENAGTTFTIALPATRPGAV; this is encoded by the coding sequence ATGCCTGCTACTCAGAATCAATCGGCTCCGGCCCTGTTGCAACGTGTTCTGTCTGCGTCGCAGAACGGGGTGTTAGTATACCACGCGGTGCGCGACGATGAGGGAATAATTGTCGACCTGCGGGTAGCCATGCTCAACGCCGTGGCGGAGCGTGATTCGGGTAAACCTGCTATCGACATGCTGGGCCAATTGTACAGCCGCCTGTTCCCGAGTGTAGCCCAGGCGGAATTGTTCGACCGCTATCGGCGGGTCATGGAAACGGGGGAAGCGGCCCGATTTGAACTTTATTACAAACTCTCCACGAAAACGACCGCCGACTGGTTCGACATTTCAGTGATGCCGTTGCAGGACAGCATTGTGGTTTCTTACAACAATAGTACCAAGGCCAAAATGGATGACGATGCCGCCCGGCAGGCCAGCGCACTCCAGCAGGCCTTTAATTCATCCCTCAGTGGGTTCACCGTGTATGAGGCTCTGTATGATGCGGACGGCCGGATCGATGATTTTCGCTTTGTGATGATCAACGACGCCGGGCTGCGTATGAGCGGCTTCACGCATGAGCAGCTAATCGGTAAAACCGTCTGGGAAATTTATCCGGCTACGGGCATCAACGGGTTATTTGACCAATATGTGCAGGTATGCCAGACCGGCGAACCCCTGTTGGGCGAGACGTATTACCCGGAATATGACCTCTGGCGGGCCTACACCTTAGTACGGGTAGCCGGAGGGGTAATGATTAACTATACCGATATTACGCCCCAAAAAAAGCAGGAAGAAATCATTAGCCGACAGGCTCAAATGCTGCATGGCATTCTGGAATCGGTGTCGGCGGGCATTATTGTCCTGAAACCCGTTTGGAGTTCATTACGGTCTGACAGTCAAATTATTAATTTCAGCTTTGTGCTGGTTAATTCGGCATTTCAGGCTGCTTTTTCCCTGGGTACTACCGATGTCGCCGGGCAGCTGCTGACCCACCTGCTGCCCCGGTCTCAGGAGTCGGGCCTGCTGAGTCGCTGCATGATGGCGGCTGAGATGAACCACGCCCACCAGTTTGAGATGCCCAACCGAACGGATGGATCCACCCGCTGGTATCTGGTGACCATTACCACGCAAGGCGACCAGCTTATCCTATTGCTGACCGACGTTACGGACTCCCGCCAGCTTCAGGTGACTCATCACTTTCAGTCCGAACTGGCCTTGCGCCAGAGTGAGCAGCGATACCGGTCGATGGTCGAAAACATCAATGAAGTCGTTTATCAAACTGACTGCGAACGCAAACTGATCTACCTAAATCCCTACTGGACGACCCTGACCGGCTACACCATCGAGGAGTCGATTGGCCAAATAGGGGATAATTTTTACGGCCCCCAGACAGACCAGCTTCAAACCCGTCAAACCTTTGAGGACCTCATGGCGCAACGCATCACTTCGGCAAGGCTGGAGGTGAGAATTCAGCATAAAGACGGTAGCCACCGCTGGGCCGATCTCTACATGCAGGTACAGGTTGACGCGGCTGGCCAGCCCACAGGCCTAGCGGGTCTGATTGCCGATATCACCGACCGCAAAAACCGCGAGCTGATGCTCCAGCAATCGCTAGAGAAGGAAAAGGCGCTTAACCAGCTCAAATCGCAGTTTGTGACTACAGCCTCCCACGAGTTTCGCACCCCGCTGACTACTATCCAGTCCAGCGTCGAGTTGATCAAACTCTACATGGATATTCCCGGCGAAAAGGTCCTGCCTACCATTCATCGGCACCTGAATGTGATCGAAAAGGAGATCAGTCACTTCAGCAGTTTGCTTTCGGATGTGCTTACCTACGGCAGGATCGAAGCGGGTAAAATGCCTTTTAATCCCGAGCCAACCGATCTGCCCACCCTGATCGATGAACTGCTGACGACCCATTTCAGCCACCGGTCGGATGGGCGAAGCGTGAAGGTGTTACTCACTGGCAAATCCCATCTGCTCCAGGTCGACCCCAAACTGCTGGGCCATGTACTGATCAATCTGCTCACTAACGCCTTCAAGTTCTCGAAAACCAACCCCATGCTCAACGTGGTGTTTGCGCCTGACCGGGTGCAGGTGATGGTGATCGACAAGGGCATCGGTATTCCAGCCGACGAGCAGGCCAACCTGTTCAGCACGTTTTTCCGGGCACGCAACGCCAGTAACATTCAGGGGACGGGGATGGGGCTGGTAATTGCCCGCGAGTTCGTGCGTCAACACGAAGGCGATATTACGGTACAGAGTGAGGAAAATGCAGGGACTACCTTCACCATCGCCCTGCCCGCTACTCGGCCTGGGGCAGTGTAG
- a CDS encoding ATP-binding protein, which yields MQPALSLTNCDTEPIQWPGYIQSHGYLLALDPTTFAIEQASENLTDLTGQPVEEVIGQSVGNLQLGDLPGIILQELLTVAMRGGTPEAFNPYRTRFNNRDWYILLHQQDGALIVELEPAPEPARHLAPSVPTLLTQTLSDIQRSRTLNDLLERTARQLKALTGFDRVMIYRFDEDWHGEVIAEAREEHLEPFLGLHYPASDIPRQARELYKINLVRGIVDVQQPRVRVCPANYGDHDRPLDLTHANLRAVSPLHMEYLQNMGVRSSMSISLLYRGELWGLIACHHYGAPWLVDYPTRQTAKVVSQMVATALTNYQDDDDAEFVRQLRTNGQALNEQMLADWDVVQGLIKHPVSVLDLNTATGAALLFDGQLYTLGETPSPDDTLTLIEWLRGSTTETIFQTAQLPNLYPLAEPFRDKAAGVLMITLSREMNEFLLWFKPEQIKSVSWGGNPEKPMVADESGEGRLSPRKSFESWTQLVHNKAQNWQQEELGAALRLREDILQLVARKANIIRVLNERLRLAYEELEAFSYTVSHDLRTPLKSIKSYTEIYLEDYGGQMDEQAKSLFTKVINASDRMRMMIRNVMQYSLMSRNEVRMEKMAMQPLLFQLREELLATEASRIIQLDIGPTPDLYGDQTMITQVFSNLLSNAVKYTRQVPNARIRVEGRENGQEVTYSVQDNGIGIDMKQAGKVFEVFQRLDSTVSHEGYGVGLAIVKRIMSRHGGKVWFESTPQQATTFFVSFPTVII from the coding sequence ATGCAACCCGCCCTTAGCCTAACCAACTGCGATACCGAGCCGATTCAGTGGCCGGGTTACATCCAGTCCCATGGCTATCTGCTGGCGCTCGACCCCACTACGTTCGCCATCGAGCAGGCCAGTGAAAACCTGACCGACCTGACGGGCCAGCCGGTGGAGGAGGTGATTGGCCAGTCAGTGGGCAATCTACAACTGGGCGACCTGCCGGGAATCATTTTGCAGGAACTGCTCACAGTGGCCATGCGCGGGGGTACGCCCGAAGCCTTTAATCCCTACCGCACCCGGTTCAACAACCGCGACTGGTACATCCTGCTGCACCAGCAGGACGGTGCCCTGATTGTGGAACTGGAGCCCGCTCCTGAACCGGCGCGTCACCTGGCTCCGTCGGTGCCGACTTTGCTGACCCAGACACTGAGCGACATTCAGCGCAGCCGAACCCTGAACGACCTGCTGGAACGAACTGCCCGGCAGCTTAAAGCGTTGACCGGCTTCGACCGGGTCATGATCTACCGCTTCGACGAAGACTGGCACGGCGAAGTGATTGCCGAAGCCCGCGAGGAACACCTGGAGCCTTTTCTGGGGCTTCATTACCCCGCGTCGGACATTCCACGGCAGGCACGGGAACTGTATAAAATCAATCTGGTTCGCGGCATTGTCGACGTGCAGCAGCCCAGGGTCCGCGTCTGCCCAGCCAATTATGGAGACCACGACCGTCCGCTCGACCTGACCCACGCGAACCTGCGGGCCGTTTCGCCCCTCCACATGGAGTACCTCCAAAACATGGGCGTTCGGTCCAGCATGAGTATTTCGCTGTTATACCGGGGCGAACTTTGGGGCCTGATCGCCTGCCATCACTACGGTGCTCCCTGGCTGGTCGATTATCCCACTCGGCAAACGGCTAAAGTAGTCAGTCAGATGGTGGCGACGGCCCTGACGAATTACCAGGACGATGACGATGCCGAGTTTGTCCGTCAGCTGCGGACGAACGGGCAAGCGCTCAACGAGCAGATGCTGGCCGACTGGGACGTGGTGCAGGGGCTGATAAAACACCCCGTTTCGGTGCTGGACCTGAACACCGCCACGGGAGCCGCCCTGCTCTTCGACGGTCAATTATACACGCTCGGCGAGACCCCTTCTCCGGATGATACGTTGACCCTGATTGAGTGGCTCCGGGGCAGCACGACTGAAACCATTTTCCAGACCGCCCAACTGCCCAACCTCTACCCGCTGGCCGAACCGTTTCGGGACAAAGCGGCCGGGGTGCTGATGATTACGTTGTCCCGCGAGATGAACGAGTTCCTGCTCTGGTTCAAGCCCGAACAGATTAAGTCGGTTTCGTGGGGCGGCAATCCCGAAAAACCAATGGTAGCCGACGAAAGCGGAGAAGGGCGGCTCAGTCCGCGCAAAAGCTTCGAAAGCTGGACGCAACTGGTCCACAACAAAGCGCAGAACTGGCAGCAGGAAGAACTGGGGGCAGCCCTGCGCCTGCGCGAAGATATCCTGCAACTGGTGGCCCGGAAAGCCAACATAATCCGGGTGCTGAACGAGCGGCTCCGGCTGGCCTACGAAGAACTGGAAGCCTTCAGCTACACCGTCTCCCACGATCTGCGCACGCCCCTTAAGTCCATCAAAAGCTACACCGAAATCTACCTCGAAGATTACGGTGGACAGATGGATGAACAGGCAAAGAGCCTCTTTACCAAAGTGATAAACGCCAGCGACCGGATGCGGATGATGATCCGGAACGTGATGCAGTATTCGCTCATGAGCCGTAACGAGGTGCGCATGGAGAAGATGGCCATGCAGCCGCTGCTGTTTCAGTTACGGGAGGAGCTGCTGGCCACGGAAGCCAGTCGCATAATACAACTTGATATTGGCCCCACGCCCGACCTGTACGGCGACCAGACCATGATTACGCAGGTGTTCAGCAACCTGCTGTCCAACGCCGTCAAATACACACGCCAGGTTCCCAATGCCCGCATCCGGGTTGAGGGCCGCGAAAACGGTCAGGAGGTTACCTATTCGGTGCAGGACAATGGCATTGGTATCGATATGAAACAGGCCGGTAAAGTATTTGAAGTGTTTCAGCGGCTCGATTCCACCGTCAGTCATGAGGGCTACGGGGTGGGGCTGGCCATTGTGAAGCGCATCATGAGTCGCCACGGGGGCAAAGTCTGGTTCGAAAGTACACCCCAGCAAGCCACTACCTTCTTTGTCTCATTCCCTACAGTAATAATTTAG
- a CDS encoding ATP-binding protein: MSHDKKCQNCGKTCSGKINMRFCSDACRKYYKRHGEISMAGVNGAINADKAGQDRTTPRTGSTNLGQYTAKKGIDLLFKMAETSLNGPPKATSSTIANTGVGGSLQILKAGESLAESKKLRVDKVALSQKYADFLVELAYPFKILIWGLPGSGKSTFSMALANEISNNCQLAYISGEEALNSPTLLDKQRRTLTGQNTNRCLFLNRLPNSETEWKQVLVNNNVFQIAPFKAVFYDSVTKLGITPFYVSAAANDYHIPEFEKSISHVFITHAHKDGQQYRGDGSWGHEVDVIIRVEKGIATTEKNRFGAVGKSLKVF; encoded by the coding sequence ATGTCACACGACAAAAAATGTCAAAACTGCGGTAAAACGTGCAGCGGTAAAATCAATATGCGTTTCTGCTCCGATGCTTGCCGAAAGTACTATAAACGACATGGGGAAATATCCATGGCAGGAGTAAATGGGGCAATAAACGCGGACAAAGCCGGACAAGACCGGACAACGCCCCGTACAGGTAGTACGAACCTGGGTCAGTATACAGCGAAGAAGGGGATTGATCTGCTCTTTAAAATGGCAGAAACGTCCCTCAATGGGCCTCCTAAAGCAACCTCCTCTACCATTGCCAATACAGGAGTTGGAGGTTCTCTGCAAATTCTAAAGGCAGGAGAATCCTTAGCAGAGTCAAAAAAATTAAGGGTTGATAAGGTAGCGCTTTCACAAAAATATGCCGATTTTCTAGTGGAATTGGCTTACCCATTCAAGATCCTGATTTGGGGACTTCCAGGCAGTGGTAAATCTACATTTAGTATGGCGTTGGCTAATGAAATATCAAATAATTGTCAACTAGCTTACATTTCTGGCGAGGAAGCATTGAATAGCCCAACTCTTCTGGATAAACAACGGCGGACTCTTACGGGACAGAATACGAACCGGTGCCTTTTCCTAAATCGATTACCCAATAGTGAAACAGAATGGAAACAGGTATTAGTGAACAATAATGTATTTCAGATAGCTCCCTTCAAAGCGGTATTTTATGACAGTGTCACTAAATTGGGAATTACGCCTTTTTACGTGAGCGCAGCCGCTAATGATTATCACATACCGGAGTTTGAGAAATCAATTTCGCATGTTTTTATTACTCATGCTCACAAAGATGGCCAACAATACAGAGGTGATGGCTCGTGGGGGCATGAAGTAGATGTCATCATTCGTGTTGAAAAAGGAATAGCTACAACTGAAAAAAACCGCTTTGGTGCAGTGGGAAAGTCGTTGAAAGTGTTTTGA